Proteins found in one Camelus bactrianus isolate YW-2024 breed Bactrian camel chromosome X, ASM4877302v1, whole genome shotgun sequence genomic segment:
- the LOC105067091 gene encoding heat shock transcription factor, X-linked-like isoform X3 — protein MKSSVRQLDRCGFGGMRQDRHTAVCLSNVFSEERPGYVLSKLQFYCSPLFKRDCPHLPLRMKRRVGVKPASRQMDGRPAAPGFPPDPTTAEPQDDLPPGPEDNQETLSTRELDSATGPAARDSPPPAPEGTAAHPTKKVTPSRDPAWAPGRHAVKPLRRSASAH, from the exons ATGAAGAGTTCCGTCCGCCAGCTTGACCGCTGTGGGTTCGGCGGAATGCGTCAGGACAGGCACACGGCCGTCTGCCTGAGCAACGTCTTCTCGGAGGAGAGACCCGGCTACGTCCTCAGCAAA TTACAGTTCTACTGCAGTCCCTTGTTTAAGAGAGACTGCCCGCATCTCCCCCTGAGGATGAAGAGGAGAGTGGGCGTGAAACCTGCATCCCGGCAGATGGACGGCAGGCCGGCAGCCCCGGGCTTTCCACCCGACCCCACCACGGCCGAGCCGCAGGACGACCTGCCACCCGGTCCTGAGGACAACCAGGAGACCCTGAGCACCCGAGAGCTCGACAGTGCCACCGGCCCAGCCGCGAGGGACTCGCCCCCTCCGGCCCCTGAGGGAACGGCAGCCCATCCAACCAAGAAG GTAACACCCAGCCGCGACCCAGCGTGGGCACCTGGGAGACACGCGGTGAAGCCCCTCAGACGTTCTGCCTCCGCTCATTAA
- the LOC105067091 gene encoding uncharacterized protein LOC105067091 isoform X1 — protein sequence MKSSVRQLDRCGFGGMRQDRHTAVCLSNVFSEERPGYVLSKLQFYCSPLFKRDCPHLPLRMKRRVGVKPASRQMDGRPAAPGFPPDPTTAEPQDDLPPGPEDNQETLSTRELDSATGPAARDSPPPAPEGTAAHPTKKVSRSRTRPDGHRAARGRTGSRYARACPGRGGPASRAPLGLLHLAPHPEDFLQAGAGPGRRAPPVPLRAPRAPSGGCRAASVRPLDARPDSRPCRRPDRDPSSPEPLFHCRPGCRCFPESLPPPGGPPDNQDGSD from the exons ATGAAGAGTTCCGTCCGCCAGCTTGACCGCTGTGGGTTCGGCGGAATGCGTCAGGACAGGCACACGGCCGTCTGCCTGAGCAACGTCTTCTCGGAGGAGAGACCCGGCTACGTCCTCAGCAAA TTACAGTTCTACTGCAGTCCCTTGTTTAAGAGAGACTGCCCGCATCTCCCCCTGAGGATGAAGAGGAGAGTGGGCGTGAAACCTGCATCCCGGCAGATGGACGGCAGGCCGGCAGCCCCGGGCTTTCCACCCGACCCCACCACGGCCGAGCCGCAGGACGACCTGCCACCCGGTCCTGAGGACAACCAGGAGACCCTGAGCACCCGAGAGCTCGACAGTGCCACCGGCCCAGCCGCGAGGGACTCGCCCCCTCCGGCCCCTGAGGGAACGGCAGCCCATCCAACCAAGAAGGTATCCCGAAGCCGCACTAGACCCGACGGCCACCGGGCAGCCCGAGGGCGCACAGGCTCCCGTTACGCTCGTGCCTGTCCTGGCAGAGGTGGCCCTGCCAGCCGAGCTCCCCTGGGACTGCTTCACCTGGCCCCCCACCCAGAAGACTTCTTACAGGCCGGTGCTGGGCCTGGCCGCCGGGCACCCCCAGTTCCTCTGCGTGCCCCCCGCGCACCTTCCGGTGGCTGCCGTGCTGCCTCTGTGCGCCCCCTGGACGCCCGTCCTGACTCCCGGCCCTGCCGCCGCCCTGACCGTGACCCCTCATCCCCCGAGCCCCTTTTCCACTGCCGCCCTGGCTGCCGCTGTTTCCCGGAGTCCCTGCCGCCTCCGGGCGGGCCCCCAGACAACCAGGACGGTAGCGACTAG
- the LOC105067091 gene encoding uncharacterized protein LOC105067091 isoform X2: protein MKSSVRQLDRCGFGGMRQDRHTAVCLSNVFSEERPGYVLSKLQFYCSPLFKRDCPHLPLRMKRRVGVKPASRQMDGRPAAPGFPPDPTTAEPQDDLPPGPEDNQETLSTRELDSATGPAARDSPPPAPEGTAAHPTKKTRRCGGGGPEGAGWGLDSNTEIWLFLQVLDLVTFSCFSFPFLFELNTSKVSCFNTLWSLGCPAYSACSCGRASLKGVFVLTSIGNGPRRACGRDKSAEIRGGDG from the exons ATGAAGAGTTCCGTCCGCCAGCTTGACCGCTGTGGGTTCGGCGGAATGCGTCAGGACAGGCACACGGCCGTCTGCCTGAGCAACGTCTTCTCGGAGGAGAGACCCGGCTACGTCCTCAGCAAA TTACAGTTCTACTGCAGTCCCTTGTTTAAGAGAGACTGCCCGCATCTCCCCCTGAGGATGAAGAGGAGAGTGGGCGTGAAACCTGCATCCCGGCAGATGGACGGCAGGCCGGCAGCCCCGGGCTTTCCACCCGACCCCACCACGGCCGAGCCGCAGGACGACCTGCCACCCGGTCCTGAGGACAACCAGGAGACCCTGAGCACCCGAGAGCTCGACAGTGCCACCGGCCCAGCCGCGAGGGACTCGCCCCCTCCGGCCCCTGAGGGAACGGCAGCCCATCCAACCAAGAAG ACACGCAGGTGTGGAGGTGGCGGCCCTGAAGGTGCTGGCTGGGGTCTGGACAGCAACACTGAGATTTGGCTCTTCCTGCAGGTCCTGGATCTGGTGACattctcttgtttctcttttcctttcctttttgagCTAAACACTTCCAAGGTGTCATGTTTCAACACCCTCTGGTCCCTGGGGTGTCCAGCTTATAGTGCGTGTTCCTGTGGACGGGCCTCTTTAAAAGGAGTGTTTGTCCTAACGAGCATAGGAAATGGCCCTCGGCGGGCTTGCGGCAGAGATAAGAGTGCCGAGATCCGGGGAGGAGACGGCTAA
- the LOC141576442 gene encoding melanoma-associated antigen 10-like, with protein MLNAVLRDDQDHFPVVLSQASECVQLVFGVDVKEVDPREHSYVLVSTLGLTCDAMLGDGQSMPTNGHLVMLLGVILLEGECATEEKMWEALSVMGVYPGREHCIYGEPRELITNVWVREGHVEYRQVPNSDPPRYELLWGPRDHAETSKLQVLEHLLRVNTRNLSSFLSLSEEVLSDEEEGA; from the coding sequence ATGCTGAATGCGGTCCTCAGAGATGACCAGGACCACTTCCCTGTGGTCTTGAGCCAAGCCTCTGAGTGTGTGCAGCTGGTctttggggtggatgtgaaggaggtGGACCCCAGGGAGCACTCGTATGTCCTGGTCTccaccctgggcctcacctgTGACGCGATGCTGGGCGATGGGCAGAGCATGCCCACGAACGGCCACCTGGTGATGCTCCTGGGTGTGATCCTCCTGGAGGGAGAGTGCGCCACTGAGGAGAAGATGTGGGAAGCACTGAGTGTCATGGGGGTGTATCCCGGGAGGGAGCACTGCATCTACggggagcccagggagctcaTCACCAACGTGTGGGTGCGGGAGGGGCACGTGGAGTACCGGCAGGTGCCCAACAGCGATCCCCCTCGCTACGAGCTCCTGTGGGGGCCCCGGGACCACGCGGAGACCAGCAAGCTGCAAGTCCTGGAGCATTTGCTCAGGGTCAATACAAGGAATCTCAGTTCCTTCCTGTCCCTGTCTGAAGAGGTGTTGAGTGATGAGGAAGAGGGGGCCTGA
- the LOC141576252 gene encoding melanoma-associated antigen 8-like, which produces MSELRQAVEDLQDPRDAQGLVDVQRLEAEQEGAASPRSSSSSSSSSSSVSSSYSAGAESLRQGAELSMMADLVSFLLLKYRRKQPTTRAEMLSILRAYQHHFPVVFSQASECMQLVFGVDVKEVDPKEHLYILVPTLGLTCDGMQGDERSMPKNGLLVILLGVIVLGGEGAPEEEVWGALGVMGVHPGREHFIYGEPRELITKAWVQEGYLEYRQVADSDPARHEFLWGPRAHAETSKLQVLEHLFRLNSKGPISFPSLSEEAVSNEEEGA; this is translated from the coding sequence ATGAGTGAGCTCCGCCAGGCTGTGGAAGACCTTCAGGACCCAAGAGACGCCCAGGGCCTGGTGGATGTGCAGCGGCTGGAGGCTGAGCAGGAGGGGGCCGCATCCCCCcggtcctcctcgtcctcctcctcctcctcctcctcagtctcctcttcctACTCTGCCGGTGCCGAGTCCCTGCGCCAAGGGGCAGAGCTTTCAATGATGGCTGACCTGGTGAGCTTCCTGCTCCTCAAGTATCGCAGGAAGCAGCCGACCACCAGGGCAGAAATGCTGAGTATCCTCAGAGCATACCAGCACCACTTCCCTGTGGTCTTCAGCCAGGCCTCTGAGTGCATGCAGCTGGTctttggggtggatgtgaaggaggtGGACCCCAAGGAGCACTTGTACAtcctggtccccaccctgggcctcacctgTGATGGGATGCAGGGTGATGAGCGGAGCATGCCCAAGAACGGCCTCCTGGTGATACTTCTGGGTGTCATCGTCCTGGGGGGAGAGGGGGCGCCTGAGGAAGAGGTGTGGGGAGCACTCGGTGTCATGGGGGTGCATCCTGGGAGGGAGCACTTCATCTAtggggagcccagggagctcaTCACCAAAGCGTGGGTGCAGGAGGGGTACCTGGAGTACCGGCAGGTGGCCGACAGCGATCCCGCTCGCCACGAGTTCCTGTGGGGGCCCCGGGCCCACGCGGAGACCAGCAAGTTGCAAGTCCTGGAGCATTTGTTTAGACTCAACAGTAAGGGTCCCATTTCCTTCCCGTCCCTGTCTGAGGAGGCCGTGAGCAATGAGGAAGAGGGGGCCTGA
- the LOC141576345 gene encoding melanoma-associated antigen 10-like, with protein sequence MSELRKAAEDLQDPRDSRGLMDVQQMEAEQEGGASPWSSSSSVSSSYSACAVSLLHDAQPSMVTDLVGFLLLKYHRKQPTTRAEMLSIFLREYQHHFPAVFSQASEYMQLVFGVDVKEVDPGGHWYVLVPTLGLTCDGMLGDGQSMPKNGLLVMLLCMIHLEGERLPEEEVWGALSKLGLRAGREHFIYGEPRELITKAWVQEGYLEYRQVANSDPARFEFLWGPRAHAEISKLQVLEHVHRASRRGPSSFPSLSDEAASDEEEEA encoded by the coding sequence ATGAGTGAGCTCCGCAAGGCTGCGGAAGACCTTCAGGACCCCAGAGACTCCCGGGGCCTCATGGATGTTCAGCAGATGGAGGCTGAGCAGGAGGGGGGCGCATCCccctggtcctcctcctcctcagtctcctcttcctACTCTGCCTGTGCCGTGTCCCTGCTCCATGATGCACAGCCTTCGATGGTGACTGACCTGGTGGGCTTCCTGCTCCTCAAGTATCACAGGAAGCAGCCGACCACCAGGGCAGAAATGCTGAGTATCTTCCTCAGAGAATACCAGCACCACTTCCCTGCGGTCTTCAGCCAGGCCTCTGAGTACATGCAGCTGGTctttggggtggatgtgaaggaggtGGATCCCGGGGGCCACTGGTAtgtcctggtccccaccctgggcctcacctgTGATGGGATGCTGGGCGATGGGCAGAGCATGCCCAAGAACGGCCTCCTGGTGATGCTCCTTTGCATGATCCACCTGGAGGGAGAGCGCCTCCCTGAGGAGGAGGTGTGGGGAGCACTGAGCAAGCTGGGGCTGCgtgctgggagggagcacttcatctacggggagcccagggagctcaTCACCAAAGCGTGGGTGCAGGAGGGGTACCTGGAGTACCGGCAGGTGGCCAACAGCGATCCCGCTCGCTTCGAGTTCCTGTGGGGCCCCCGGGCCCACGCGGAGATCAGCAAGTTGCAAGTCCTGGAGCATGTACACAGGGCCAGTAGACGGGGTCCCAGTTCCTTCCCATCCCTGTCAGATGAGGCTGCTAGCgatgaggaagaggaggcctGA